In Montipora capricornis isolate CH-2021 chromosome 4, ASM3666992v2, whole genome shotgun sequence, a single genomic region encodes these proteins:
- the LOC138046314 gene encoding tropomyosin alpha-1 chain-like: protein MGNDKEGKASDSKRGEGRKRLRDGGSQTDEEDLMASGRSTLARLDEMNAKLDKVLAVCGEIESLKKEIGELKGELKDLKESLEFAGKEIISLKAEMAEISTTVKENGEDLNSFDTDIEVLKRRNIKLEAYTRRENIRIYNIKEESDENTEEQVRNLFVAKLRIPQNDVDAIRFERVHRIPVKPSSHRSQSRGPRPVIVRFSHYQNKEFIRSFYKNLKGTKIGISDDFPREVEEIHKTLYPVLKQAKREQKRAFFNFDKLIINGQIYRGEETKNLPYYGNIMKNFV from the coding sequence ATGGGAAACGATAAAGAAGGAAAAGCCTCCGATTCCAAGCGCGGAGAAGGTCGTAAAAGACTCAGAGATGGTGGATCTCAAACAGATGAAGAAGACCTCATGGCATCCGGGCGCTCAACTTTGGCTCGCCTCGACGAAATGAACGCTAAATTAGACAAAGTTCTCGCAGTATGCGGCGAAATTGAATCACTCAAGAAAGAAATAGGTGAGCTAAAAGGAGAACTTAAAGATCTGAAAGAGTCACTAGAATTTGCCGGGAAAGAGATCATCAGCTTAAAAGCAGAAATGGCTGAAATTTCCACGACAGTTAAAGAAAACGGTGAGGATTTGAATTCCTTTGATACTGACATTGAAGTTTTGAAGCGGAGAAATATCAAATTGGAGGCCTACACAAGGCGCGAAAATATAAGAATCTACAACATCAAAGAAGAATCTGATGAAAACACCGAAGAACAGGTTAGAAATCTATTTGTCGCTAAACTGCGAATTCCTCAAAACGATGTTGACGCCATTCGCTTCGAAAGGGTGCATAGAATCCCGGTGAAACCATCAAGTCATAGATCGCAAAGTCGTGGTCCAAGACCAGTAATTGTTAGATTTAGTCACTATCAGAATAAGGAATTTATCCGCTCCTTTTACAAGAACCTAAAGGGAACTAAGATTGGAATTTCGGACGACTTTCCGAGAGAGGTTGAAGAGATTCATAAAACTCTCTATCCAGttttaaaacaagcgaaacgCGAACAGAAAAGGGCTTTCTTCAACTTCGACAAACTAATCATAAATGGCCAAATCTACAGAGGAGAAGAGACCAAGAACCTCCCCTATTATGGAAACATTATGAAAAACTTCGTATAA